A region from the Pseudomonas cucumis genome encodes:
- a CDS encoding cation-translocating P-type ATPase, whose translation MDTDICLGLSNAQAQARLNRDGPNVLRVQPVKPAWHYLLAQFQDPLVYLLLVAVAITLAIWFLSDSRDWPVDALVITLIVLANAFLGFFQETRSQRAVAALAKLTQTTSSIIRDGALTRIPSEQLVIGDLLVLAEGDSVGADARLIQANALQVLEASLTGESEAVSKNTTCSSAEVPLAERSNMVFKGTAIAQGTGLGVVTAVGMATEVGGIAHLLDVTPEEVTPLQKEVRAIGRMLGIAILLIAAVVVAAVLMLTDVHTVDDVLRVLLLGVSLAVAAVPEGLPAVLSLVLAFGMLRMARNKAIIKRLSSVETLGSASVICTDKTGTLTRSEMTIQQTMTASGKGVVSGVGYAPQGQIHHQDLPMSGGPVHSENVLLLRGGSLAGNAALTQQEDGTWVIQGDPTEGAFLVAERKLDAPARSRERFERVAEIPFTSDRKMMSALVIDHERNDERLLISKGAPDVLLQHCTQVQVGMDVVPLTDDLRAKAVADVNELSGAALRTLSVAYRPLSPEEDVTAGPSLETALVFIGTVGISDPPREEVAPAIAEARRAGIRIIMITGDHPRTAARIAEDLGIIQAGAGALTGADLDKLDDAALAEAVKSTSVYARVAPSHKLRIVDALQAQGHVVAMTGDGVNDAPALKSADIGIAMGITGTEVTRQAGKMILADDNFATIVLAVREGRGILDNIRKFLRYLLSSNMGEVLTVFLAVVGAGIIGLVDEKGGIILPLLATQILWINLITDAAPAIAMGLDPHSEDVMTRSPRKPTDRIIDTNMWVGVLQVGLVMALASLLTIDWMLPGGLIPGNESLVLARTACFTVLVLAQLFNALSARSESASAFIGLFANQWLWGAIVLAMILQIAVVHWSPLNRAFGTSALTLSQWGLCFAMASTVFWFSELRKLVLRLRSPWQEKDLCQKLS comes from the coding sequence TTGGACACTGACATCTGCCTGGGCCTATCCAATGCACAAGCCCAAGCCCGTCTGAACCGAGACGGGCCCAATGTGCTACGGGTTCAACCGGTCAAACCCGCCTGGCATTATCTGCTGGCGCAGTTTCAGGATCCGCTGGTGTATCTGCTGCTCGTCGCAGTGGCTATCACCTTGGCCATCTGGTTCCTGAGCGATAGCCGCGATTGGCCGGTCGATGCGTTGGTCATCACCCTGATTGTGCTGGCTAATGCGTTCCTCGGGTTTTTCCAGGAAACCCGCTCACAGCGAGCTGTTGCGGCGTTGGCCAAACTGACTCAAACCACTTCTTCCATCATCCGCGATGGGGCTTTGACGCGTATCCCCAGCGAGCAACTGGTGATCGGCGATCTGCTGGTGTTGGCCGAGGGCGATTCGGTGGGCGCCGATGCTCGTCTTATTCAGGCCAATGCCTTGCAGGTACTGGAAGCATCGCTGACCGGAGAGAGTGAAGCCGTCTCGAAAAACACAACGTGTTCGAGCGCCGAAGTGCCTTTGGCAGAGCGTTCCAATATGGTGTTCAAAGGCACAGCCATCGCCCAGGGTACGGGGCTTGGCGTCGTCACTGCCGTCGGTATGGCGACTGAAGTCGGGGGGATCGCTCATCTGCTGGATGTCACGCCCGAAGAGGTGACGCCTCTGCAAAAGGAAGTGCGCGCAATAGGGCGGATGCTGGGCATCGCTATTCTGCTGATCGCTGCGGTTGTCGTTGCGGCGGTACTGATGCTCACGGATGTTCACACGGTCGACGATGTGCTGCGGGTTCTTCTGCTGGGTGTATCTCTTGCGGTAGCCGCGGTGCCGGAGGGGCTGCCTGCAGTTCTATCACTGGTGCTCGCATTCGGCATGCTGCGGATGGCCCGCAACAAAGCCATCATCAAACGCCTGTCATCAGTAGAGACCTTGGGATCTGCATCGGTCATCTGCACCGACAAGACCGGCACGCTGACCCGTTCCGAAATGACCATCCAGCAGACCATGACGGCATCAGGCAAAGGGGTGGTCAGCGGTGTCGGTTACGCCCCGCAGGGGCAGATTCATCACCAGGACCTGCCCATGAGCGGCGGCCCGGTGCACAGCGAAAATGTGCTGTTGTTGCGTGGCGGAAGCCTGGCTGGCAATGCCGCGCTCACGCAGCAGGAAGATGGTACCTGGGTGATTCAAGGCGATCCGACCGAGGGCGCCTTTCTGGTCGCGGAGCGCAAGCTTGATGCCCCGGCACGCAGCAGGGAACGCTTCGAGCGCGTGGCTGAAATACCCTTTACCTCCGATCGAAAAATGATGTCGGCCCTGGTCATCGACCATGAGCGCAACGATGAGCGACTGCTGATCAGCAAGGGCGCGCCGGATGTGCTTCTGCAACATTGCACACAGGTTCAAGTCGGCATGGATGTCGTGCCGCTGACCGACGACCTGCGTGCCAAAGCCGTGGCCGATGTGAATGAGTTGTCGGGTGCGGCCTTGCGCACGCTTTCCGTGGCGTACCGTCCTTTGTCACCCGAGGAGGATGTCACGGCCGGTCCATCCCTTGAGACAGCGCTTGTTTTCATCGGGACGGTCGGCATCAGTGATCCACCGCGCGAAGAAGTCGCACCGGCCATTGCCGAGGCCCGTCGGGCAGGCATCCGCATCATTATGATCACTGGCGACCATCCGCGAACGGCTGCCCGCATCGCCGAGGATCTGGGCATCATCCAGGCCGGCGCCGGGGCGTTGACCGGTGCCGACCTGGATAAGCTGGACGATGCGGCCTTGGCCGAGGCGGTCAAATCGACATCTGTTTATGCACGCGTGGCCCCCTCACATAAGCTGAGGATTGTCGATGCGCTTCAGGCGCAGGGGCATGTGGTGGCGATGACCGGGGATGGTGTGAACGATGCACCGGCACTGAAGTCAGCCGATATCGGCATTGCCATGGGCATCACCGGAACGGAGGTGACCAGGCAGGCGGGAAAAATGATTCTGGCTGACGATAACTTCGCAACCATTGTGCTGGCGGTTCGCGAAGGGCGCGGGATTCTGGACAATATCCGCAAGTTTCTTCGTTACTTGCTGTCTTCCAATATGGGGGAAGTTCTAACGGTTTTTCTTGCCGTCGTCGGTGCCGGCATCATCGGCCTGGTTGATGAGAAGGGCGGGATCATTCTGCCGCTGCTGGCCACGCAGATTCTATGGATCAACCTGATTACTGATGCGGCGCCTGCCATCGCGATGGGGCTTGATCCGCACAGTGAGGATGTGATGACACGCAGCCCGCGCAAGCCAACGGATCGAATCATCGATACAAACATGTGGGTTGGCGTGCTCCAGGTCGGTCTGGTGATGGCGTTGGCGAGTTTGCTGACGATCGACTGGATGCTGCCCGGTGGCCTGATACCGGGTAATGAGTCGCTGGTTCTGGCCCGTACTGCCTGTTTTACGGTCCTTGTATTGGCGCAACTGTTCAATGCGCTGAGTGCTCGCTCGGAGTCGGCCAGTGCATTCATCGGATTGTTCGCCAACCAGTGGCTCTGGGGTGCAATTGTCCTGGCGATGATCTTGCAAATTGCAGTGGTGCACTGGTCACCGCTCAATAGGGCTTTCGGCACGAGTGCGTTGACGTTGAGTCAGTGGGGACTTTGTTTTGCAATGGCCAGCACTGTTTTCTGGTTCAGTGAATTGCGCAAGCTTGTTTTGCGTTTGAGAAGCCCGTGGCAAGAAAAGGACCTGTGCCAAAAATTGTCCTGA
- a CDS encoding universal stress protein — MSEQLRFMLVVSPLMENSPAFDRAAALAKAWGAALHIVAFDYLEGLATASLVNEQVVEQMRLGYVERHRQWLEEQARPLRKIGVPVTTEVVWVERPLQEILVHLKEQPMAVLIKALEYESLLSRIMFTPLDIHLLRECPVPLHFVSHVQHALPRKIVAAVDPFHSDTQFKDFNDRILREASKLASTCNAELDVIYAHDLSSISADEFDFNNASTFFSPGKAKTLFDAQADAFRELAERNGIAPEQQHMIMGNPAKVLTHYADAYNVDVIVMGRVGHRGMGRLVGSTVEHLLYKMPCSVWVVSPEDL; from the coding sequence ATGTCTGAGCAATTACGCTTCATGCTGGTCGTCTCGCCGCTCATGGAAAACAGCCCTGCGTTCGACCGCGCCGCCGCGTTGGCCAAAGCCTGGGGTGCGGCCCTGCACATCGTCGCTTTCGATTACCTGGAAGGTTTGGCAACGGCCAGCCTGGTCAATGAACAAGTGGTGGAGCAGATGCGGCTCGGGTATGTCGAGCGCCATCGCCAATGGCTCGAAGAACAGGCTCGTCCCTTGCGTAAAATCGGTGTGCCCGTCACCACTGAGGTGGTTTGGGTTGAAAGACCGTTGCAGGAAATCCTCGTTCATCTCAAAGAACAGCCGATGGCCGTCCTGATCAAGGCTCTGGAGTACGAGTCGCTGCTGTCACGGATCATGTTCACGCCCCTGGATATTCATCTGCTGCGCGAATGCCCGGTGCCGCTGCATTTTGTCAGCCATGTGCAGCACGCTTTGCCACGCAAGATCGTCGCCGCGGTCGACCCCTTCCATAGCGATACTCAGTTTAAGGATTTCAACGACAGGATTCTGCGCGAGGCGTCAAAACTGGCGAGTACCTGTAACGCCGAGCTCGACGTTATCTATGCCCATGACCTGTCATCGATCAGCGCGGACGAGTTCGATTTCAACAACGCTTCGACGTTTTTCTCCCCAGGCAAAGCCAAGACACTGTTCGACGCACAGGCCGATGCTTTCCGCGAACTGGCCGAGCGCAACGGTATTGCGCCGGAGCAACAACACATGATCATGGGCAACCCGGCCAAGGTCCTTACCCATTACGCCGATGCCTACAACGTCGACGTGATTGTCATGGGCCGGGTCGGCCACCGTGGCATGGGCCGATTGGTGGGCAGCACCGTGGAGCATCTGCTGTACAAAATGCCGTGCAGTGTATGGGTGGTTTCCCCCGAGGATCTGTAG
- a CDS encoding BON domain-containing protein, whose translation MSDLSLRQHILEELEFQPGIDAANIGVTVDNGVVTLSGHVKSYLQKINAERAVKSIKGVRALAEEIQVRPEKNAGTADDTIAARALNIIAWSSDIPEEDIEITVQNGWVTLEGEVDWQYQKETVERAVHKLSGVVGIDNRLTLRARVNAVDVQQRIEEALKRNAEVDAKGIHVKVEGDVVKLEGRVHLWRERKIAERAAWSVPGVRQVEDHLLLA comes from the coding sequence ATGAGCGACTTGAGTTTGCGTCAACATATTCTGGAAGAGCTTGAATTCCAGCCTGGTATCGATGCTGCCAACATCGGTGTGACCGTGGACAACGGCGTCGTCACGCTCTCCGGGCACGTCAAGAGCTACTTGCAGAAAATCAACGCAGAACGCGCGGTAAAAAGCATCAAAGGCGTACGCGCATTGGCCGAAGAAATTCAGGTCAGACCGGAGAAAAACGCTGGCACGGCGGATGACACCATCGCAGCCCGGGCCTTGAACATCATCGCGTGGAGCTCCGACATTCCCGAGGAAGACATCGAAATCACGGTGCAGAACGGGTGGGTCACCCTGGAAGGCGAAGTGGACTGGCAATACCAGAAAGAAACCGTGGAGCGGGCCGTGCACAAATTGTCGGGAGTGGTGGGCATAGACAACCGGCTGACCCTTCGTGCGCGGGTGAATGCGGTCGATGTCCAGCAGCGTATCGAAGAGGCCCTCAAGCGCAATGCCGAAGTCGATGCCAAGGGGATCCATGTCAAGGTCGAAGGCGACGTCGTGAAGCTTGAAGGCAGGGTTCATTTGTGGCGCGAACGCAAGATAGCGGAACGTGCAGCCTGGTCGGTGCCCGGTGTGAGGCAGGTTGAAGATCATTTGCTACTCGCCTGA
- a CDS encoding universal stress protein has translation MSQTQRLLLIAPSAMTRTPAFDRAAMLARAMQLPLHIVAFDYLQALAVAGLFAPEQIALARDGYLQTHRQWLAEQAELMKKHGVDATSEVVWVQHPYEEILHFVNEMSLALIIKDAHEESALKRVFFTPLDWQLLRDCPVPVHLVTNALNPRPRNVLAIVDVLRSEDQDLVFNDQIIDAATKLAELCEARIELVHVYDWTAVYAQDMGVGALPLATGIYEALGVAQHEAFAALAERHGVPTECRHFIEGAPLSSICKFAEDHHTDVIVMGTVQHTGLNKLLGTTAEQLLHRAPCSVLAIKPGRMLQGE, from the coding sequence ATGTCACAGACACAGCGTTTACTGTTGATCGCTCCTTCAGCCATGACGCGTACTCCGGCGTTCGATCGGGCCGCGATGTTGGCCCGCGCGATGCAATTGCCGTTGCACATCGTGGCCTTCGATTATTTGCAGGCCCTGGCAGTCGCGGGCCTGTTTGCCCCCGAGCAAATTGCCCTGGCCCGGGACGGTTATTTGCAAACCCATCGGCAATGGCTTGCCGAACAAGCCGAATTGATGAAAAAACACGGCGTCGACGCTACCAGCGAGGTGGTGTGGGTGCAGCACCCTTACGAGGAAATCCTGCACTTCGTCAACGAGATGTCGCTGGCCCTGATCATCAAGGACGCCCATGAGGAGTCGGCGTTGAAGCGGGTGTTTTTCACGCCACTGGACTGGCAGTTGTTGCGCGACTGTCCGGTGCCGGTACATCTGGTGACCAACGCCCTGAACCCGCGGCCACGCAACGTGCTGGCCATCGTCGATGTCTTGCGTAGCGAAGACCAGGACTTGGTGTTCAATGACCAGATTATCGACGCCGCCACGAAACTGGCTGAACTGTGTGAAGCCCGGATTGAGTTGGTGCATGTGTATGACTGGACGGCTGTGTATGCCCAGGACATGGGGGTGGGCGCGCTCCCTTTGGCCACCGGTATTTACGAAGCATTGGGAGTAGCGCAACACGAGGCATTTGCGGCGTTGGCTGAACGCCATGGCGTGCCAACGGAATGTCGCCACTTCATCGAGGGTGCGCCGTTGTCGAGTATTTGCAAGTTTGCCGAAGATCACCACACCGATGTCATTGTGATGGGAACGGTGCAGCACACGGGGTTGAACAAGCTATTGGGAACCACTGCCGAACAGCTGTTGCATCGGGCGCCTTGCAGTGTGCTGGCGATCAAACCCGGCAGGATGTTGCAAGGAGAGTAG
- a CDS encoding MBL fold metallo-hydrolase RNA specificity domain-containing protein: MRMTFLGAAGTVTGSKYLLEHHDHHVLIDCGLFQGYKQLRLHNWDPFQVPVRDLDAIVLTHAHLDHSGYLPVLVRNGYRGPVYATPATCELVKILLRDSGRLQEEEAEFANRHGFSKHTPALPLYTEQDAEQALKLLRPVELHHRVEIVPGMSILLRCAGHILGAATVEVVADGMTLVCSGDLGRPNDPLMFAPEIIEQTDYLLVESTYGDRQHPVESPEEQLAQVITRTALRHGITLVPSFAVGRAQLLMYYLYRLVQKRAIPDLPIYLNSPMATDVTRLYQRFRSEHRLSLQECEGMCHVAHFVRSTRDSIELDRQRTPAVIIAASGMATGGRVLHHLKALAPNPLNTLLVPGFQAGGTRGAQIVAGAPSVRIHGKDVPIRAEVIPMETLSAHADADEIMQWLRGFKRPPKHTYVVHGEPNASDVLRRRISLELGWSVSVPEYRDSVELTPVDQPSNSAL, from the coding sequence ATGCGAATGACATTTCTCGGTGCGGCGGGCACGGTGACCGGCAGCAAGTACCTGCTGGAACATCACGACCACCATGTGCTGATCGATTGCGGTTTGTTCCAAGGCTATAAGCAACTGCGTTTGCACAACTGGGACCCTTTCCAGGTACCGGTTCGCGACCTCGACGCTATCGTGCTGACCCATGCCCATCTGGATCACAGTGGCTATTTACCGGTGTTGGTGCGCAACGGTTATCGCGGGCCGGTGTATGCCACGCCCGCGACCTGTGAACTGGTGAAAATCCTGCTGCGTGACAGTGGCCGCTTGCAGGAAGAGGAGGCCGAGTTTGCCAACCGCCACGGCTTCTCCAAACACACCCCGGCGCTGCCGCTTTATACCGAGCAAGACGCCGAGCAAGCGCTGAAACTGTTGCGGCCGGTGGAGTTGCACCACCGGGTCGAGATTGTGCCGGGGATGAGCATTCTGTTGCGCTGCGCCGGACATATATTGGGCGCCGCCACCGTGGAAGTGGTGGCTGATGGCATGACGCTGGTGTGCTCCGGGGACCTGGGGCGGCCGAACGATCCATTGATGTTCGCCCCGGAAATCATCGAGCAGACCGATTACCTGCTGGTGGAGTCGACCTACGGTGACCGACAGCACCCTGTTGAGTCCCCGGAGGAGCAACTGGCGCAGGTCATCACCCGCACTGCTTTGCGCCACGGCATCACGCTGGTGCCATCGTTTGCGGTCGGGCGTGCACAATTGCTGATGTATTACCTGTACAGGCTTGTCCAGAAGCGGGCGATCCCGGACCTGCCGATCTACCTCAACAGCCCCATGGCGACCGATGTCACGCGCCTGTATCAGCGTTTTCGCAGTGAGCACCGGCTGTCACTGCAGGAGTGCGAAGGCATGTGCCATGTCGCGCATTTCGTGCGCTCGACCCGAGACTCTATCGAACTGGACCGGCAACGCACCCCGGCGGTGATCATCGCCGCCAGCGGCATGGCCACCGGTGGACGGGTACTTCATCACCTCAAGGCACTGGCACCCAACCCGTTGAATACGCTGCTGGTGCCGGGCTTCCAGGCGGGCGGTACTCGCGGTGCGCAGATCGTCGCCGGTGCTCCATCGGTGCGTATCCATGGCAAAGACGTGCCGATCCGGGCCGAGGTGATACCGATGGAAACCCTGTCCGCGCATGCCGATGCAGATGAAATCATGCAGTGGTTGCGCGGGTTCAAACGGCCGCCGAAACATACCTATGTGGTGCACGGGGAACCGAATGCCTCGGATGTACTGCGCCGGCGTATCAGTCTGGAACTGGGCTGGTCGGTTTCGGTGCCGGAGTACCGCGACAGTGTTGAATTGACCCCCGTCGATCAGCCCTCAAACTCAGCACTCTGA
- a CDS encoding potassium channel family protein: MIAVTLINTLAVVIAVVIHYECLLRLNDWLPRLKLWSRFRIVVGVFGALTAHAIEVWCFALVYYLMVRSDEWGNLTGNFDGSLMDCVYFSFTTYTTIGFGDISPVGNLKYLTGLEALTGLVLITWTASFLFIEMQKYWKRK; encoded by the coding sequence ATGATCGCGGTCACGTTGATCAACACCTTGGCGGTGGTCATCGCAGTGGTGATCCACTACGAATGCCTGTTGCGCCTCAACGACTGGTTGCCGAGGCTTAAACTCTGGAGCCGTTTCAGGATCGTCGTCGGGGTGTTCGGTGCCCTGACGGCCCATGCAATAGAGGTGTGGTGCTTCGCGCTGGTCTATTACCTGATGGTGCGCTCAGACGAATGGGGCAACTTGACGGGAAACTTCGATGGCTCGCTGATGGACTGCGTGTACTTTTCATTCACCACTTACACGACAATCGGTTTCGGCGATATTTCACCCGTGGGCAACCTCAAGTACCTGACGGGTCTGGAGGCCCTGACCGGTCTGGTACTCATCACCTGGACGGCATCCTTTTTGTTTATCGAAATGCAGAAGTACTGGAAGCGCAAATAA
- a CDS encoding heavy metal translocating P-type ATPase, with translation MLGKWLDPALLLLTTLTLLVGGIAQVVGKSDWASICWAAGSLVMALVLLVEIAGRLARREAGVDLIALLSIAAALFFQQTLVAAVIALMLASGRILEFFTKQRAERELRALVDRAPRFAWLQESGDLRQIPVEQIQPQQTLLVRLGEVVPVDGRLLSSTAVLDESALSGESLPVTRQAGEQLPSGVTNVGAPILLTATRTAAQSTYAGVVRLAEAARRSRAPFVRLADRYALLFIPLTLLIAGIAWHLSGDSLRALAVLVVATPCPLILAVPIAIMSGISRAARRGILIKDGVTLEALAGVKQVFLDKTGTLTSGHARLQSIETNGAVDPQRLLGLAASLAQASTHPISQAIVTAAHQRGLPLSLPQDVEESPGAGLGGLIDGQHVRFGTLSFVQKDMPVPGWATTMLRHMDYLACSGSFIEVDGALAGLLIFSDNLRRETPLTLRRLRNRGIERIVMLTGDRLETAEMIALSAGIDELRAGLTPEDKVRAVQEGCLRASTLMVGDGINDAPALAAANVGVAMGASGATASAQAAGVVLLVDRLDRLVEALDIARRTRHIARQGVLVGMGMSLLAMVVAAFGYLPPLIGAIAQEGIDVVIIINALRALMPSRGVRQQLAGEHIDRLQDEHDQLSTVLSDLHQMANDFALRPLEQAQADLGELVKKLQVSLVCHEREDEKNLYPLLTQSMQGEDPLSALSHAHREIFRLIHLLARMSADFSADPATACADEIQHQLIRLDTLVQLHFDQEEELFRYLDRR, from the coding sequence ATGCTCGGTAAGTGGCTGGACCCGGCGCTATTACTGCTCACCACCCTGACCCTGTTGGTCGGGGGCATTGCGCAGGTCGTCGGGAAGTCTGACTGGGCGTCGATTTGCTGGGCCGCAGGTAGCTTGGTGATGGCCCTGGTATTGCTCGTCGAGATTGCCGGGCGCCTGGCCCGGCGCGAGGCCGGTGTAGACCTGATTGCATTACTGTCGATTGCAGCAGCGTTGTTTTTTCAACAGACGCTGGTGGCGGCGGTGATCGCCTTGATGCTGGCGTCCGGGCGCATCCTGGAGTTTTTTACCAAACAACGCGCCGAACGCGAGCTGCGTGCGCTGGTCGACCGGGCGCCACGCTTTGCCTGGCTGCAGGAAAGTGGCGATTTACGGCAGATACCGGTTGAGCAGATCCAGCCGCAGCAGACACTGCTTGTACGCTTGGGGGAGGTGGTACCGGTCGATGGCCGTCTGCTCAGTTCTACCGCCGTTCTGGATGAATCGGCGCTCAGCGGTGAGTCACTGCCGGTCACCCGCCAGGCAGGGGAGCAACTGCCCAGCGGCGTCACCAATGTCGGTGCGCCCATTCTTCTGACAGCCACGCGAACGGCAGCGCAGAGCACCTATGCCGGGGTGGTGCGCCTGGCCGAAGCCGCACGACGCTCGCGCGCGCCTTTCGTGCGTCTGGCCGACCGTTATGCATTGCTCTTCATTCCTCTGACATTACTGATTGCCGGGATCGCCTGGCACCTGAGCGGAGATTCTTTGCGCGCGCTGGCGGTTTTGGTGGTGGCCACACCTTGCCCTTTGATTCTGGCGGTGCCGATCGCGATCATGTCAGGTATCTCCAGGGCGGCGCGGCGCGGGATTCTGATCAAGGACGGCGTGACCCTGGAAGCGCTGGCCGGGGTCAAGCAGGTGTTTCTCGACAAGACCGGCACGCTGACCAGCGGCCACGCCCGTCTGCAGTCGATTGAAACCAACGGAGCGGTCGATCCGCAGCGCCTGCTTGGGCTGGCCGCTTCGCTGGCGCAAGCCTCCACGCACCCGATCTCCCAGGCCATTGTCACAGCGGCGCATCAACGTGGATTACCGCTCAGCCTGCCGCAGGACGTCGAAGAAAGTCCGGGCGCGGGTCTTGGCGGGCTGATTGATGGCCAGCATGTGCGCTTCGGCACCTTGTCGTTTGTGCAAAAAGACATGCCTGTGCCTGGCTGGGCCACCACCATGCTGCGCCACATGGATTACCTGGCGTGCAGTGGCAGTTTCATTGAAGTGGATGGGGCGCTCGCCGGGCTGTTGATTTTCTCGGACAACCTGCGTCGGGAAACCCCGCTAACCCTGCGTCGACTGCGCAACAGAGGCATCGAGAGAATCGTCATGCTCACTGGCGATCGGCTGGAAACCGCCGAGATGATTGCGCTGTCTGCCGGGATTGACGAGCTGCGTGCCGGGTTGACCCCCGAGGACAAAGTGCGTGCGGTCCAGGAAGGTTGCCTGCGCGCCAGCACTCTGATGGTGGGCGATGGCATCAACGATGCCCCCGCACTGGCGGCGGCCAATGTCGGTGTGGCGATGGGGGCCAGCGGTGCCACGGCCTCTGCGCAAGCCGCGGGGGTTGTGCTGCTGGTGGATCGTCTGGATCGTCTGGTCGAGGCGCTGGACATTGCCCGCCGGACCCGTCACATCGCCCGCCAAGGCGTGCTGGTTGGTATGGGTATGTCCTTGCTGGCCATGGTTGTGGCGGCCTTCGGTTATCTGCCGCCGCTTATCGGCGCCATTGCGCAGGAAGGCATCGACGTGGTGATCATTATCAATGCCTTGCGTGCATTGATGCCGTCGCGAGGTGTGCGCCAACAGCTTGCCGGGGAGCATATCGATCGCCTGCAGGACGAACACGATCAGCTTTCCACGGTGCTGAGCGATCTGCATCAGATGGCCAATGACTTTGCCCTGCGTCCACTCGAGCAGGCGCAGGCTGACTTGGGCGAACTGGTAAAAAAGCTGCAAGTCTCACTGGTCTGTCATGAACGCGAAGATGAAAAAAACCTGTACCCGCTGCTGACGCAAAGCATGCAGGGTGAGGACCCCTTGTCGGCATTGAGTCATGCCCACCGAGAGATTTTCCGCCTTATCCATTTGCTGGCGCGTATGAGTGCTGACTTCAGTGCCGACCCTGCAACGGCTTGCGCCGATGAGATTCAGCACCAGTTGATTCGGCTGGATACCCTTGTGCAACTGCACTTTGACCAAGAGGAGGAACTGTTCCGTTATCTCGACAGACGCTAA